Proteins encoded within one genomic window of Haloplanus vescus:
- a CDS encoding universal stress protein: MYDTIIHPTDGSACADQALEHAIELATMYDASLHLVYVVREPVTAPSPSLGTIISELEETGQEILDSRRATVEDAGVESVTTHVLDGSIEAELEALIAETGADLVVMGTHGRSGLNRYLVGSVAERVLRTSSVSVLAVGPDESDD; the protein is encoded by the coding sequence ATGTACGACACGATCATCCACCCGACCGACGGCAGTGCGTGCGCGGACCAGGCGCTCGAACACGCGATAGAGCTCGCCACGATGTACGACGCGTCGCTCCACCTGGTCTACGTGGTCAGAGAGCCAGTTACGGCGCCGTCGCCCTCGCTCGGAACCATCATCTCGGAACTCGAAGAGACGGGCCAAGAGATTCTCGACAGCCGTCGCGCGACGGTCGAAGACGCGGGCGTCGAGTCGGTGACGACACACGTCCTCGACGGGAGCATCGAGGCGGAACTCGAAGCCCTCATCGCGGAGACGGGCGCGGACCTCGTGGTGATGGGCACCCACGGCCGGTCGGGGCTGAACCGCTATCTCGTCGGCAGCGTCGCCGAACGCGTCCTCCGGACGAGTTCCGTCTCCGTGCTGGCCGTCGGTCCCGACGAGAGCGACGACTGA
- a CDS encoding bacterio-opsin activator domain-containing protein: MSRTTEADDADEGVELHDADGEAPTILIVDDDKDLADTYSVWLSDDFEVETAYGGVQARKQIHDGLDLVLLDRRMPGIPGDQVLEDIREQELGCQVAMLTAVEPDTDIIDLPFDEYLVKPVTQAELREAIDDLLLRQGFDTEAQDYFAMESTAKALDTRDEENLRDPDAAAAFEAETAAAGDAEQIREMKERLERLQRITSVIRDIDKQLVVATSREEIERTVCERLVESDPYGLAWIGDYTLSFDQVRPNVVAGADDASLDDHPVADGGGGPASKAVSSGEVQVVNDLSSERGQEMLDPLEFADDDPGYAAGAVVPLIYRDTVYGVLNVCTDDRDIFDEREISVLSELGDSIANAINSVESKRLMLSDTVVELEFDVEDQSDVFISLSTETGSRIELKSFVPAADGELTSYVEVTGASTSAFLDAATEMPEIEKVRGVGESSEGGLYECRVSESTVVLSLIDAGANVESMRVDEGQGHVTATVAPETDVRTVAETIQESFDDVDLVAKREVERDFQSTADFRQSLENRLTDRQYSVLEAAYAAGYFAWPRESTAKEIADSLDLAPPTLHEHLRGAKIELIEAFFEETGEFENERLRDDE; this comes from the coding sequence GTGAGTCGGACGACGGAGGCCGACGACGCGGACGAGGGGGTCGAGTTACACGACGCCGACGGCGAGGCGCCGACGATACTCATCGTCGACGACGACAAGGACCTCGCGGATACGTACAGCGTGTGGCTCTCCGACGACTTCGAGGTGGAGACTGCTTACGGCGGGGTGCAAGCGCGCAAGCAGATTCACGACGGCCTCGATTTGGTCTTGCTCGACCGGCGGATGCCGGGCATCCCGGGCGATCAGGTGCTCGAAGACATTCGCGAGCAAGAACTCGGCTGTCAGGTGGCCATGCTCACCGCCGTCGAACCGGACACGGACATCATCGACCTGCCGTTCGACGAGTACCTCGTCAAGCCGGTGACGCAGGCCGAACTCCGGGAGGCCATCGACGACCTGCTCTTGCGACAGGGGTTCGACACCGAGGCGCAGGACTATTTCGCGATGGAATCGACGGCGAAAGCCCTCGATACGCGCGACGAGGAGAACCTCCGCGACCCGGACGCTGCGGCCGCCTTCGAAGCCGAGACGGCGGCAGCGGGCGACGCCGAGCAGATTCGCGAGATGAAAGAGCGGCTCGAACGCCTCCAGCGCATCACCTCCGTCATCCGCGATATCGACAAGCAGCTCGTGGTGGCGACGAGTCGCGAGGAAATCGAGCGGACGGTCTGTGAGCGCCTCGTCGAGTCCGACCCCTACGGGTTGGCGTGGATTGGCGACTACACGCTCAGTTTCGACCAGGTGAGGCCGAACGTCGTCGCCGGCGCGGACGACGCCTCTCTCGACGACCACCCCGTCGCCGACGGCGGCGGCGGCCCGGCCTCCAAAGCCGTCTCCTCCGGCGAGGTGCAGGTGGTCAACGACCTCTCCTCGGAGCGAGGGCAAGAGATGCTCGACCCACTCGAGTTCGCCGACGACGACCCCGGATACGCCGCCGGGGCTGTCGTCCCGCTGATATATCGCGACACCGTCTACGGCGTCTTGAACGTCTGTACCGACGACCGGGACATCTTCGACGAGCGCGAGATATCCGTTCTCTCGGAGCTGGGCGACAGCATCGCGAACGCCATCAACTCCGTCGAGAGCAAGCGCCTGATGCTCTCGGACACCGTCGTCGAACTCGAGTTCGACGTCGAGGACCAGTCCGACGTCTTCATCTCGCTCTCGACGGAGACAGGGTCGCGCATCGAGCTGAAGAGTTTCGTCCCCGCCGCCGACGGCGAGCTCACGAGCTACGTCGAAGTCACCGGCGCCTCGACGTCGGCGTTTCTCGACGCGGCGACGGAGATGCCGGAAATCGAGAAAGTCCGGGGGGTCGGCGAGTCGAGCGAGGGCGGCCTCTACGAGTGTCGCGTCTCCGAGTCGACGGTCGTTCTCTCGCTCATCGACGCCGGCGCGAACGTGGAGTCGATGCGCGTCGACGAGGGACAGGGCCACGTCACCGCGACAGTCGCGCCCGAGACGGACGTCCGGACGGTCGCCGAGACGATTCAGGAGTCGTTCGACGACGTGGACCTCGTCGCCAAACGCGAGGTGGAACGCGACTTCCAGTCGACGGCGGACTTCCGCCAGTCGCTCGAGAACCGCCTCACCGACCGCCAGTACTCGGTGCTCGAAGCCGCCTACGCCGCGGGCTACTTCGCGTGGCCCCGCGAGTCGACGGCGAAGGAAATCGCCGACTCGCTGGACTTGGCGCCGCCGACCCTCCACGAGCATCTCCGCGGCGCGAAAATCGAACTCATCGAGGCATTCTTCGAGGAGACGGGCGAGTTCGAGAACGAGCGTCTGCGCGACGACGAGTGA
- a CDS encoding sodium:calcium antiporter produces the protein MMLGHALALLGGLAILLFGADRVVSSVVAIAEAFGVPTLLVGGTLVAIGSSIPEVTTAVYAGIYGAGDFVVGHIIGSATSQITLGVGVVALLSPLRLSREKVTVYGVGMIAAMALMLLGLRSGTLTRVEGAGLVAAYLVFVAVRLRDGEHAGAIERHRDPDRSLARAGLWLVVGFALVVVGGHLLVVNSRALAVALAVPEYLVGLVTGLGTTAPEIVIAALAVGRDEGDIAIGTLFGSNVTDPLFSLGLGALVDGYAIEQVGATMASGTYMLAVATLVVLVFYVNGGISRKAAVGCIALYAPTYVL, from the coding sequence ATGATGCTCGGTCACGCTCTCGCGCTCCTCGGCGGCCTCGCAATCCTCCTGTTCGGCGCCGACCGCGTCGTCTCCTCGGTCGTCGCCATCGCCGAGGCCTTCGGCGTCCCCACACTCCTCGTCGGCGGAACGCTCGTCGCCATCGGCAGCTCGATTCCGGAGGTGACGACTGCCGTCTACGCCGGAATCTACGGCGCAGGCGACTTCGTCGTCGGCCACATCATCGGCTCCGCCACCTCCCAGATCACCCTCGGCGTCGGCGTGGTCGCCCTCCTCTCGCCGCTCCGACTGTCCCGCGAGAAGGTGACGGTGTACGGCGTGGGGATGATCGCCGCGATGGCGCTCATGCTCCTCGGTCTCCGGTCGGGGACGCTCACCCGAGTCGAGGGCGCGGGCCTCGTCGCCGCGTATCTCGTCTTCGTCGCCGTGCGCCTTCGAGACGGCGAACACGCCGGCGCCATCGAACGCCACCGCGACCCCGACCGGTCGCTCGCCCGCGCCGGACTCTGGCTCGTCGTCGGGTTCGCCCTCGTCGTCGTCGGCGGCCACCTACTGGTGGTCAACAGTCGCGCGCTGGCGGTGGCGCTCGCCGTCCCCGAGTACCTCGTCGGCCTCGTGACGGGACTCGGGACCACCGCCCCGGAAATCGTCATCGCCGCGTTGGCCGTCGGGCGCGACGAGGGCGACATCGCCATCGGCACGCTGTTCGGGAGCAACGTGACCGACCCGCTGTTCTCGCTCGGCCTCGGCGCCCTCGTCGACGGCTACGCCATCGAGCAGGTGGGGGCGACGATGGCCTCGGGCACCTATATGCTCGCCGTCGCGACGCTCGTCGTCCTTGTCTTCTACGTCAACGGCGGCATCAGCAGGAAGGCGGCGGTGGGCTGTATCGCCCTCTATGCGCCGACCTACGTGCTGTGA
- a CDS encoding phosphoribosyltransferase family protein — translation MYEDRTTAGRALVDRLAERSLRPDVVFALPTAGRPVARPIADQFDATLGVMAAAPIRSRDDPSLPVGAVTDTGHAWVDDRLVEAFGVDDDRLDAETQRAFREARTERDGVESTPTPAGTVALVADGLVNGMAMKACASALGRVDGCDVVSAAPVGLPETVAELHALADDVVVAQRTRRENLLEPMYAASDAE, via the coding sequence ATGTACGAGGACCGGACCACGGCGGGACGGGCGCTCGTCGACCGACTGGCCGAGCGGTCGCTGCGTCCTGACGTCGTCTTCGCCCTCCCGACGGCGGGACGACCGGTCGCACGACCGATTGCCGACCAGTTCGATGCGACTCTCGGCGTGATGGCCGCGGCGCCGATTCGCTCGCGCGACGACCCGTCCCTCCCCGTCGGCGCCGTGACCGACACGGGGCACGCGTGGGTCGACGACCGACTGGTCGAGGCGTTCGGCGTCGACGACGACCGACTCGACGCCGAGACGCAGCGAGCGTTTCGCGAGGCACGAACCGAACGCGACGGCGTCGAGTCGACCCCGACGCCGGCGGGGACCGTCGCTCTCGTCGCGGACGGCCTCGTAAACGGGATGGCAATGAAAGCCTGCGCGTCCGCACTGGGTCGCGTCGATGGCTGTGACGTGGTCAGTGCGGCCCCCGTCGGACTGCCGGAGACGGTCGCCGAGCTACACGCGCTAGCCGACGACGTCGTGGTCGCCCAGCGAACGCGCCGCGAGAACCTCCTCGAACCGATGTACGCAGCGTCGGACGCTGAATGA
- a CDS encoding response regulator, with amino-acid sequence MDQTQHSDSPTILVVEDDRDLADTYRLWLEPEYEVRTAYTGADGLAWYDQSVDVVLLDRRIPDLSGIEVLRTMSKRDIDDQKAMLTAVEPGRELADLPCDEYVTKPVSEATVRETVQELQIRSQLDDDLQRHFALTSKIVALEQSDADGSNEALTELRRDATQIRARIDDRFSDLDDFDSAFLTLQQ; translated from the coding sequence ATGGACCAGACACAGCACAGCGACTCGCCGACCATACTCGTCGTAGAGGACGACAGAGACCTCGCGGACACGTACCGCCTGTGGCTCGAACCCGAATACGAGGTGCGAACGGCCTACACCGGCGCCGACGGCCTCGCGTGGTACGACCAGTCGGTCGACGTCGTGTTGCTCGACCGACGAATCCCCGACCTGTCGGGCATCGAGGTGCTCCGAACCATGTCGAAACGCGACATCGACGACCAGAAGGCGATGCTCACCGCCGTCGAACCCGGCCGCGAACTCGCGGACCTACCCTGTGACGAGTACGTCACGAAACCCGTCTCGGAGGCGACGGTCCGCGAGACGGTTCAGGAACTCCAGATTCGGTCGCAACTCGACGACGACCTCCAGCGACACTTCGCGCTCACGTCGAAAATCGTCGCCCTCGAACAGAGCGATGCCGACGGGTCCAACGAGGCCCTCACCGAACTCCGGCGCGACGCCACCCAGATTCGGGCGCGCATCGACGACCGGTTCTCGGACCTCGACGACTTCGATTCGGCGTTCCTGACCCTGCAGCAGTAG
- a CDS encoding PAS domain S-box protein, with the protein MSGIHDSRDEVFERVDDAFFALDDAWRFTYLNDRAEEVLDVDQSVVGESVWDEFEAAVDTTFQYEYERAMETQESVSFEEYYPPLDSWFEVTAYPSETGLSVYFRDVTERRERERELERYETIVETVHEGIYVVDEDGTFAMVNEAYAEMLGYDRTELLDASVSTVVSEETVQRAAALYDELVETERETATMTATLTRKDGGTLVAEATFSLLPTGERVGIVRDITEEQAREQKLELFERIVETVEDGVYAISDDDRFIVVNEALCEMTGYDREELLGKKPSHIRDEWIGERAEELVAEVLDGEREEGAIEFDLNTKGGEHLSVEARVTPFSITQGTGRCGVVRDISERKERERELRDRIRQQQVVTELGKQALETQDIDHLMDEAARLVAETLDTDYAKVLELTDAGDELLLRQGVGWDEGIVGEATVSAVDRDSQAAHTLDATHPIVVDDLTTETRFSGPDLLTDHDVRSGISTIVGPTGDPWGVLGTHDTARREFSQHEVSFVQSVANILGAAIDRHQGQEELRRQHERLSAISDIDSLVHGLSESMFGLSTQEDIRELICERLADSDSYEFAWIGTVEDGDVVVDAEAGVEDYLDDVTLSMDDPPGEQGPAVRAHATGEMHAVPDVETDPRYEEWREHAREYGYRAAASIPLLDDGEMCGSLNLYSARSEAFSDEEREALQRLGSIIAYAFSSVERDRELQRERNRLEFMNRLLRHNLLNSLNVVEARLEMLDGRVDFEVATHLDTALGRTREMIDFVETIRKITKVIGENDGVDQELGPIDIQEAVETRVEHASDRHPEAEFDVADLPSVDVVADDLLSEVLDNVLVNAAQHNPHSDPTVWVDVTATDDEVVVSVADDGPGIPDEQKADIFRREAKTFDDPGSGFGLYLVREIMDSYGGEITVEDNDPEGARFRLTFQRA; encoded by the coding sequence ATGTCAGGAATTCACGACAGCAGAGACGAAGTGTTCGAACGCGTCGACGACGCTTTCTTCGCACTCGACGACGCGTGGCGATTTACGTATTTGAACGACCGGGCGGAGGAGGTGCTGGACGTCGACCAGAGCGTCGTCGGCGAGAGCGTCTGGGACGAGTTCGAGGCGGCCGTCGACACCACGTTCCAGTACGAGTACGAACGGGCGATGGAGACCCAGGAGTCGGTGTCGTTCGAGGAGTACTACCCGCCGCTAGACAGTTGGTTCGAGGTGACGGCCTACCCCTCCGAGACGGGGCTGTCCGTCTACTTCCGCGACGTGACGGAGCGACGCGAGCGCGAACGCGAACTCGAACGCTACGAGACCATCGTCGAGACGGTCCACGAGGGCATCTACGTCGTCGACGAGGACGGCACGTTCGCGATGGTCAACGAGGCGTATGCCGAGATGCTCGGCTACGACCGGACGGAACTCCTCGACGCGTCGGTGTCGACCGTCGTCAGCGAGGAGACGGTACAACGGGCGGCGGCGCTCTACGACGAACTCGTCGAGACGGAGCGAGAGACGGCGACGATGACGGCGACGCTCACCCGGAAAGACGGGGGGACGCTGGTCGCCGAGGCGACGTTCTCGCTCCTGCCGACGGGCGAACGCGTCGGCATCGTTCGCGACATCACGGAAGAGCAGGCGCGCGAACAGAAACTCGAACTGTTCGAGCGCATCGTCGAGACGGTCGAAGACGGCGTCTACGCCATCAGCGACGACGACCGCTTCATCGTCGTCAACGAGGCGCTCTGTGAGATGACGGGCTACGACCGCGAGGAACTCCTCGGGAAGAAGCCATCGCACATCAGAGACGAGTGGATCGGCGAACGGGCCGAGGAACTCGTCGCCGAAGTGCTCGACGGCGAACGCGAAGAGGGCGCCATCGAGTTCGACCTCAATACCAAAGGCGGCGAGCACCTCTCGGTCGAGGCCCGCGTGACGCCGTTCTCTATCACGCAGGGTACCGGGCGCTGTGGCGTCGTCCGCGATATCTCAGAGCGGAAGGAGCGAGAGCGCGAACTGCGTGACCGCATCCGGCAACAGCAGGTCGTGACGGAGCTCGGCAAGCAGGCGCTCGAGACCCAGGACATCGACCACCTGATGGACGAGGCGGCGAGGCTGGTCGCGGAGACGCTCGACACCGACTACGCGAAGGTGCTCGAACTGACGGATGCGGGCGACGAACTCCTGCTTCGGCAGGGCGTCGGCTGGGACGAGGGCATCGTCGGCGAGGCGACCGTCTCGGCGGTCGACCGGGACTCACAGGCGGCGCACACTCTCGACGCTACTCACCCAATCGTCGTCGACGACCTCACGACCGAGACGCGATTCAGCGGCCCCGACCTCCTGACCGACCACGACGTGCGGAGCGGTATCAGCACCATCGTCGGTCCAACCGGCGACCCGTGGGGCGTCCTCGGAACCCACGACACGGCACGCCGGGAGTTCTCCCAGCACGAGGTCAGCTTCGTCCAGTCGGTCGCGAACATCCTCGGCGCGGCCATCGACCGCCATCAGGGACAGGAGGAACTTCGCCGCCAGCACGAGCGACTGTCGGCTATCAGCGACATCGACTCGCTCGTGCATGGCCTCTCGGAGTCGATGTTCGGTCTGTCGACACAGGAGGACATTCGAGAGCTAATCTGTGAGCGCCTCGCGGACTCGGACTCCTACGAGTTCGCGTGGATAGGCACCGTCGAGGACGGCGACGTCGTCGTCGACGCCGAAGCGGGCGTCGAGGACTATCTCGACGACGTGACGCTCTCGATGGACGACCCGCCCGGGGAGCAGGGACCGGCCGTCCGTGCACACGCGACCGGGGAGATGCACGCCGTCCCAGACGTGGAGACCGACCCGAGATACGAGGAGTGGCGCGAGCACGCCCGCGAGTACGGCTACCGCGCGGCGGCGTCGATTCCGCTCCTTGACGACGGTGAGATGTGCGGCTCCCTGAACCTCTACTCGGCACGAAGCGAGGCGTTCAGCGACGAAGAACGCGAAGCCCTCCAGCGACTCGGCTCCATCATCGCCTACGCCTTCTCGTCGGTCGAGCGGGACCGGGAACTCCAGCGCGAGCGCAACCGACTGGAGTTTATGAATCGCCTGCTCCGACACAACCTGCTCAACAGCCTCAACGTGGTCGAGGCGCGTCTGGAGATGCTCGACGGCCGCGTCGACTTCGAAGTGGCGACCCACCTCGACACCGCGCTCGGGCGTACCCGCGAGATGATAGACTTCGTCGAGACGATTCGAAAGATTACGAAGGTCATCGGCGAGAACGATGGCGTCGACCAGGAACTCGGACCCATCGACATCCAGGAGGCCGTCGAGACGCGCGTCGAGCACGCGAGCGACCGCCACCCCGAAGCCGAGTTCGACGTGGCCGACCTTCCGTCCGTCGACGTAGTGGCCGACGACCTGCTCAGCGAAGTCCTCGACAACGTCCTCGTCAATGCGGCCCAGCACAACCCACACTCCGACCCGACTGTCTGGGTTGACGTGACCGCCACCGACGACGAGGTGGTGGTGTCGGTGGCCGACGACGGCCCGGGCATCCCCGACGAACAGAAGGCGGACATCTTCCGGCGCGAGGCGAAGACGTTCGACGACCCGGGCTCCGGGTTCGGCCTCTATCTCGTCAGGGAGATTATGGACTCCTACGGCGGCGAGATTACGGTCGAGGACAACGACCCCGAGGGCGCGCGCTTCCGCCTGACATTCCAGCGTGCCTGA
- a CDS encoding sensor histidine kinase has product MNGPAGIRSRRLLAGGSISLLGCLLLGVPLFDIWDDATNLSWGILTTIAENALFLALAGGLVVGGVWLVRSDWATDHVTRVARRTVLATVAFGALIAWAAGLQLQVMGALKPYVLAMNGVIIGAVTSFGVSVASTQATAYRSAADEERTQRESLELLYRLANDLESATTHEDVYEITDARLTDIFGATPVRVVVDETVVVDTAEAPPSAQPAERVPIGERGWIGLWGDDFDGHDVATAELFGTHLNEAVRRIERETRLREERDILEFVNRTLRHDLLGDLSLIEARLRLIDRNVAFENPTHADHVEVSLDRVDDMHEFIRTMRTYMQALLADDHTLEATALCPVIDAELEDIREEHPDAVVERSSIPEVAVQADDLLDHVFANLFRNAVEHNDAETPEVTVDAELVDGVVRVTVADNGPGIQPSQREDIFEQGEHGTESSGSGFGLYLVKDAVENYGGEVRVRDNEPRGTVFELDLPVATS; this is encoded by the coding sequence ATGAACGGACCGGCAGGTATCCGGTCTCGACGACTTCTCGCTGGCGGGAGCATCAGCCTTCTCGGCTGTCTGTTGCTCGGTGTTCCACTGTTCGACATCTGGGACGACGCCACGAACCTCTCGTGGGGGATTCTGACCACGATTGCGGAGAACGCGCTCTTTCTCGCCCTCGCCGGAGGGTTGGTCGTCGGCGGGGTGTGGCTCGTCCGAAGCGACTGGGCGACCGACCACGTCACGAGGGTAGCGCGTCGGACCGTCCTCGCGACTGTCGCCTTCGGCGCCCTCATCGCGTGGGCCGCCGGACTCCAGTTGCAGGTGATGGGCGCGCTCAAGCCCTACGTCCTCGCGATGAACGGCGTCATCATCGGCGCCGTCACCTCCTTCGGCGTCAGCGTCGCCTCGACGCAGGCGACCGCGTACCGGTCGGCGGCGGACGAGGAACGCACCCAACGGGAGTCGCTCGAACTGCTCTATCGACTCGCCAACGACCTGGAGAGCGCGACGACACACGAGGATGTCTACGAGATAACCGACGCCAGACTCACCGACATCTTCGGCGCGACGCCCGTCCGGGTCGTCGTCGACGAGACGGTGGTCGTCGACACCGCCGAAGCGCCGCCCAGCGCCCAGCCAGCCGAGCGGGTTCCCATCGGCGAGCGCGGATGGATTGGACTCTGGGGCGACGACTTCGACGGCCACGACGTGGCCACCGCGGAGCTGTTCGGGACGCACCTCAACGAGGCGGTCCGGCGCATCGAGCGCGAGACGCGACTGCGCGAGGAGCGGGACATCCTCGAGTTCGTCAATCGGACGCTCCGGCACGACCTGCTGGGCGACCTCTCGCTCATCGAGGCGCGACTTCGGCTCATCGACCGCAACGTCGCCTTCGAGAACCCCACGCACGCCGACCACGTCGAGGTATCGCTGGACCGCGTCGACGACATGCACGAGTTCATCCGGACGATGCGGACGTACATGCAGGCGCTCCTCGCCGACGACCACACGCTCGAAGCGACGGCGCTCTGTCCCGTCATCGACGCCGAACTCGAAGACATCCGCGAGGAACACCCCGACGCGGTGGTCGAGCGCTCGTCGATTCCCGAGGTTGCCGTCCAAGCCGATGACTTGCTCGACCACGTGTTCGCCAACCTGTTCCGGAACGCCGTCGAACACAACGACGCCGAGACGCCCGAGGTCACCGTCGACGCCGAACTTGTCGACGGCGTGGTTCGGGTGACCGTCGCGGACAACGGCCCCGGAATCCAGCCGAGTCAGCGCGAGGACATCTTCGAACAGGGCGAACACGGCACGGAGAGTAGCGGGAGCGGCTTCGGCCTCTATCTCGTCAAGGACGCCGTCGAGAACTACGGCGGCGAGGTTCGGGTACGGGACAACGAGCCACGCGGCACCGTCTTCGAACTCGACCTGCCCGTCGCGACCAGTTAG
- a CDS encoding TIGR03557 family F420-dependent LLM class oxidoreductase: MNVGLFAPHEQYAPGRLAALAAHADAVGFDTVWTSDHFHPWWHSGASCGAAWPWLGAALERTESVRMGTGVTAPIARYHPGLLAQGVATLESMYPGRTHLTFGTGEALNERPLGFEWPSYPERRKRLVDACEIVDRLWEGGFHDYDGHHWTLDGAKLYTRPEPRPPLYVAGNGPQTATVAGRYADGFLTLVDIDTYRETLVPALREGADAAGRDADDIDRIKQATVAYADTEDAALDAAQFWTGTLAIDFDDDVSDPREIERRARDLPRERWRDWGLVTTDLDEVRDLIARHEAAGFDEVELLVSTPDMERFVDEMGASVLPAFD, translated from the coding sequence ATGAACGTCGGCTTGTTCGCGCCACACGAGCAGTACGCACCGGGTCGGCTGGCGGCGCTTGCGGCCCACGCCGACGCCGTCGGCTTCGACACCGTCTGGACGAGCGACCACTTCCACCCGTGGTGGCACTCGGGCGCCTCGTGTGGCGCGGCGTGGCCGTGGCTCGGCGCGGCGCTCGAACGCACCGAGAGCGTCCGGATGGGGACGGGCGTGACGGCACCCATCGCGCGGTATCACCCCGGACTGCTCGCACAGGGGGTCGCCACGCTGGAGTCGATGTACCCCGGTCGCACCCACCTCACGTTCGGGACGGGCGAGGCGCTCAACGAACGACCGCTCGGCTTCGAGTGGCCGTCGTATCCGGAGCGCCGGAAGCGCCTCGTCGACGCCTGCGAAATCGTCGACCGCCTCTGGGAGGGCGGCTTCCACGACTACGACGGCCACCACTGGACGCTCGACGGCGCGAAACTGTACACGCGCCCGGAGCCGCGACCGCCGCTGTACGTCGCCGGCAACGGTCCGCAGACGGCGACGGTGGCGGGGCGGTACGCCGACGGCTTCCTGACGCTCGTCGATATCGACACCTACCGAGAGACGCTGGTGCCGGCGCTCCGCGAGGGGGCCGACGCCGCCGGCCGCGACGCCGACGACATCGACCGCATCAAGCAGGCCACCGTCGCCTACGCCGACACCGAGGACGCCGCGCTGGACGCGGCGCAGTTCTGGACGGGGACCCTCGCCATCGACTTCGACGACGACGTGTCCGACCCGCGGGAAATCGAGCGCCGGGCGCGGGACCTGCCGCGCGAACGCTGGCGCGACTGGGGCCTCGTCACGACCGACCTCGACGAGGTTCGGGACCTGATCGCGCGCCACGAGGCGGCGGGCTTCGACGAGGTGGAACTGCTCGTCTCGACGCCGGACATGGAGCGGTTCGTCGACGAGATGGGGGCGTCGGTGCTGCCCGCGTTCGACTAA
- a CDS encoding NAD+ synthase — protein MVDVARAVERMESFLAEQLADAGAEGYVVGVSGGLDSAVATTLAARAVGPESVTGLVMPGRPNSEANMADARALCRDLGVAFEDVSIQPIVDATEAQLPFEPATPTLGNVRARTRMVLEYAVANEHDQLVLGAGNRSERLLGYVTKYGDDAVDVQPMKDLYKSDVPQVARHVGVDERFVEKTPTAALWEGQTDESELGAEYETIDTVLRRVVDADQSPAQVARATGIDREIVDRLVDRWQSSAHKRTQPPGPSLRE, from the coding sequence ATGGTCGACGTGGCGCGAGCGGTCGAGCGCATGGAGTCGTTTCTCGCCGAGCAACTGGCCGACGCCGGCGCCGAGGGCTACGTCGTCGGCGTCAGCGGCGGCCTCGACTCCGCCGTCGCGACGACGCTCGCGGCGCGGGCCGTCGGCCCGGAGTCAGTGACGGGACTCGTCATGCCGGGCCGCCCGAATAGCGAGGCGAACATGGCCGATGCGCGGGCGCTCTGCCGTGACCTCGGCGTCGCGTTCGAGGACGTGTCCATCCAGCCAATCGTCGACGCCACCGAGGCACAACTCCCCTTCGAGCCAGCGACGCCCACGCTCGGGAACGTCCGGGCGCGGACGCGCATGGTGCTCGAATACGCGGTGGCCAACGAACACGACCAGCTGGTGCTCGGCGCGGGCAATCGCTCGGAGCGCTTGCTCGGCTACGTCACGAAGTACGGCGACGACGCCGTGGACGTCCAGCCGATGAAAGACCTGTACAAGTCGGACGTTCCCCAAGTCGCCCGGCACGTCGGCGTCGACGAGCGCTTCGTCGAGAAGACGCCGACGGCGGCGCTCTGGGAGGGACAGACCGACGAGTCGGAACTCGGCGCGGAGTACGAGACGATAGACACGGTGTTGCGCCGGGTCGTCGACGCTGACCAATCACCGGCACAGGTCGCGCGAGCCACGGGAATCGACCGGGAGATAGTCGACCGCCTCGTCGACCGGTGGCAGTCGTCGGCGCACAAACGCACCCAGCCACCCGGTCCGAGCCTCCGCGAGTAG
- a CDS encoding response regulator, whose amino-acid sequence MSPNQTPTDTSADRHSSQTDTVLVADDDDAFRETLTLWLADSPWQTRTASSGSEALSKLDDSVDAMVLDRRMPDLSGPEVIDRLDDTPFEGPVVVLSAFEPDDHLDDSDAAAYLTKPVDSDDLVETLSEVQ is encoded by the coding sequence ATGTCCCCGAACCAAACACCCACCGACACGTCCGCGGACCGACACTCGTCGCAGACGGACACCGTCCTCGTCGCCGACGACGACGACGCGTTTCGCGAGACGCTGACGCTGTGGCTGGCGGATAGCCCGTGGCAGACGCGAACGGCGTCGAGCGGTTCCGAGGCGCTCTCGAAACTCGACGACAGCGTCGACGCGATGGTGCTCGACCGCCGAATGCCCGACCTCTCCGGCCCGGAGGTCATCGACCGCCTCGACGACACGCCCTTCGAGGGACCGGTCGTCGTCCTCAGCGCCTTCGAACCCGACGACCACTTGGACGACAGCGACGCGGCCGCGTATCTGACGAAACCCGTCGATAGCGACGACCTCGTCGAGACGCTGTCCGAAGTCCAGTAA